Within the Pelagovum pacificum genome, the region GGGCAGACGATGTTAAATCTGCTTCGCACCGAAGCCGTGCCGGAGCTGATCGACCCGCTCGAGATGGCGCAACCCTCGGTGCGGGCGGTCTACACGCTTCCCGTTGAGGATGTGGATGCGGAAGTCACGCGGCTTCAGGCGGCGGGTATCACGCTCGTCAACGGCCCGATGGACCGGCCGTGGGGCATCCGGACGGCGAGCGTCCGCGATCCCTCGGGCCATGTATGGGAGCTTGCGGCCTAGCGCAGCGCCTCTTCCAT harbors:
- a CDS encoding VOC family protein — protein: MADTKRFPMVAAMTLFTEDLVAAKAFYALLLEDDPIHEDEASCVYKVGQTMLNLLRTEAVPELIDPLEMAQPSVRAVYTLPVEDVDAEVTRLQAAGITLVNGPMDRPWGIRTASVRDPSGHVWELAA